One part of the Falco peregrinus isolate bFalPer1 chromosome 14, bFalPer1.pri, whole genome shotgun sequence genome encodes these proteins:
- the TAT gene encoding tyrosine aminotransferase, with protein sequence MDSYLIQVSGHGDHAPMLDVHLKTNGNSVSSGKVKGRKPRWAVRASEMSKKTFNPVRAIVDSMKVEPNPRKAMISLSLGDPTVFGNLPTNDEVTQAVKEVLDLGHYNGYAPSVGYQSCRQAVAAYYSCPEAPLEAQDVILTSGCSQAIELALAVLANPGQNILVPRPGFSLYKTLALSMGIEVKLYNLLPEKAWEIDLKHLESLVDEKTACLIVNNPSNPCGSVFSKSHLQKILAVASRQCVPILADEIYGDMVFADCKYEPIATLSTNVPILSCGGLAKRWLVPGWRMGWILIHDRRDIFGNEIRDGLLRLSQRILGPCTIVQGALERILHQTPPEFYHNTLSILKSNADLCYAALSAIPGLRPVRPAGAMYLMVEIEMEHFPEFENDVEFTERLISEQSVFCLPATCFEYPNFFRVVITVPEEMMLEACSRIQEFCEMHYQGAEGAQDLECDK encoded by the exons ATGGACTCGTACCTGATCCAAGTGAGTGGCCATGGAGATCATGCCCCCATGCTGGATGTTCATCTCAAGACCAATGGGAACAGCGTATCATCAGGGAAGGTGAAGGGCAGGAAGCCAAGATGGGCTGTCAGAGCTTCTGAAATGTCAAAGAAGACTTTCAATCCTGTCCGAGCCATTGTAGACAGCATGAAGGTGGAGCCCAACCCAAGGAAAGCTATGATTTCCTTGTCCTTAG GAGACCCAACGGTCTTTGGAAACCTTCCCACAAATGATGAGGTCACACAGGCTGTGAAGGAAGTTTTGGACTTGGGACATTACAACGGTTATGCTCCATCTGTTG GCTACCAGTCCTGCCGGCAGGCAGTGGCCGCGTACTACAGCTGCCCCGAGGCACCGCTGGAGGCCCAG GATGTCATCCTGACGAGCGGCTGCAGCCAGGCCATAGAGCttgccttggcagtgctggccaACCCAGGCCAGAACATCCTGGTGCCACGGCCTGGCTTCTCCCTCTACAAGACCCTGGCATTGTCTATGGGGATTGAGGTCAAACTCTACAACCTCTTG CCAGAGAAGGCCTGGGAAATTGATTTGAAACACTTGGAGTCTCTGGTAGATGAGAAGACAGCTTGCCTCATCGTGAACAACCCGTCGAACCCCTGTGGCTCTGTGTTCAGCAAGAGCCACCTCCAGAAGATCCTGGCAG TGGCATCAAGACAGTGCGTGCCCATCCTTGCTGACGAGATCTATGGAGACATG GTGTTTGCTGACTGCAAGTATGAACCCATTGCAACTCTCAGCACCAATGTGCCAATCTTGTCCTGTGGTGGCTTGGCAAAGCGGTGGCTAGTCCCTGGCTGGCGGATGGGTTGGATCCTAATTCATGACAGGAGAGATATCTTTGGTAATGAG ATCAGGGATGGCCTTCTAAGACTGAGTCAAAGGATCCTAGGACCCTGTACAATTGTCCAAGGAGCACTGGAACGTATCTTGCACCAAACACCTCCTGAGTTCTACCACAACACCCTCAGCATCCTCAAG tccAATGCTGACCTTTGTTACGCTGCCTTATCAGCTATCCCTGGCCTCCGGCCTGTCCGTCCCGCTGGAGCCATGTACCTTATG GTTGAGATTGAGATGGAGCATTTCCCTGAGTTTGAAAATGATGTGGAGTTCACAGAGCGACTCATCTCGGAGCAGTCTGTATTCTGCTTGCCAGCCACG tgctttgagTACCCAAACTTCTTTCGTGTGGTGATCACTGTGCCTGAGGAGATGATGTTGGAGGCCTGCAGTCGCATTCAGGAGTTCTGTGAGATGCACTACCAGGGTGCTGAGGGGGCCCAGGATCTGGAGTGTGACAAGTAG
- the CHST4 gene encoding carbohydrate sulfotransferase 4: MMNSRRVQVLLILAVLAFLLIHLYFLPCSNNAPMEEKPSPVHILILSSWRSGSSFTGQIFSQHPRVFYLMEPAWHVWVTMYQNSAKVLHMAVRDLVRSVFLCDMSVFDAYMSSQKKKSDLFQWETSRALCSPPACDSFSRSDIITAGNCRTICGKYPFSKVEEACKTYSHVVIKEVRFFDLKVLYPLLTDPSLNLKIIHLVRDPRAVFKSRENTVADLKLDSNIVVGSQRTKGEMGPYNTMQAICKSHVEIYKAGRHAIPSFLKDRYLLVRYEDIVRDPLARAAEMYRFAELHFTPALQKWVHNITHGKGQGAQAFDIGSRDALRVSQAWRETLPFQKIEKVQNVCKDAMELLGYRLIRSEEEQKNMLLDLLFAHNSSE, from the coding sequence ATGATGAATTCTAGAAGGGTGCAGGTTCTCCTGATTCTGGCAGTTTTGGCCTTCCTCCTGATCCACTTGTACTTCCTACCCTGCAGCAACAATGCCCCCATGGAGGAAAAACCTTCTCCAGTCCACATCCTCATTCTTTCCTCCTGGCGGTCGGGATCTTCCTTTACTGGACAAATCTTCAGTCAGCATCCCCGCGTCTTCTACCTGATGGAGCCCGCGTGGCACGTGTGGGTTACGATGTACCAGAACAGTGCCAAGGTCTTGCACATGGCAGTGCGGGACCTGGTCAGGTCGGTCTTTCTGTGCGACATGTCTGTGTTTGATGCTTACATGTCTAGCCAGAAGAAAAAGtctgatttatttcagtgggaaaCAAGCCGAGCCTTGTGCTCCCCCCCTGCCTGTGACTCGTTCAGTCGCAGTGACATAATCACTGCAGGCAACTGCCGAACCATCTGTGGCAAGTACCCGTTCAGCAAGGTGGAGGAAGCCTGTAAAACTTACAGCCATGTTGTTATCAAGGAGGTTCGGTTCTTTGACCTGAAGGTCCTCTACCCACTTCTCACTGATCCGTCCCTGAACCTCAAAATCATTCACTTGGTCCGTGATCCTCGGGCTGTGTTCAAGTCCCGAGAGAACACAGTGGCAGACTTGAAACTTGACAGTAACATTGTTGTGGGGTCCCAGAGGACAAAGGGAGAGATGGGGCCCTACAACACAATGCAAGCAATCTGCAAAAGCCATGTCGAGATTtacaaggcaggcaggcatgCCATTCCCAGCTTCCTGAAAGATCGCTACCTGCTGGTTCGCTATGAAGACATTGTCAGAGACCCGCTAGCAAGGGCTGCCGAGATGTACAGGTTTGCAGAACTCCATTTCACACCAGCACTTCAGAAGTGGGTGCACAACATCACTCATGGGAAGGGGCAAGGAGCACAGGCCTTTGATATTGGGTCCAGAGATGCGCTGAGAGTATCACAGGCCTGGAGGGAGACCCTTCCCTTccagaaaatagaaaaagtgCAAAATGTGTGCAAGGATGCGATGGAGTTGCTAGGCTACCGGCTCATTCGGTCCgaagaagagcaaaaaaataTGTTGCTGGATCTCTTGTTTGCCCACAACTCCTCTGAGTAA
- the MARVELD3 gene encoding MARVEL domain-containing protein 3: protein MSGVLHRDLVTTSRDGCRGGGRRPREERRAQQGKWGRSEGSRAAAARGGVRAWALGPRGERGNRPGLAAGGAAQAEGRTPTHSTETSGIMKASGRPAASGRAGASSSAVPGAEPEEPPGSRTAAPGLLKCRRCRYLRTGRASCQAVQALLALLALVCGSVSCGPPGGYTGLPDAGGIYYYQYGGAYSGFSGAEGERAQQLDQRFHLLKLPAGRAAMAAGGALLLFSCLLVLVGVLRLPWHFPAWLLLECILDTVIAVGMVPALYRFFSFLLGVYNSPLCKERELLYQSKGYQGFKCSLHGAEIAAGLLGCAAGMAYLLGAGLAARAYRTVHKLKQNPEQLYEV, encoded by the exons ATGTCTGGAGTGCTGCACAGAGATCTAGTCACCACATCGCGAGATGGGTGTAGGGGAGGTGGGAGAAGGCCCAGAGAAGAGCGGCGGGCACAGCAAGGGAAGTGGGGTCGCAGcgaggggagcagggctgctgctgcgcGGGGAGGAGTGAGAGCCTGGGCGCTGGGCCCGAGAGGGGAACGGGGCAACAGGCCAGGGCTGGCGGCGGGCGGTGCCGCGCAGGCCGAAGGCAGGACACCAACCCACAGCACCGAGACAAGCGGCATTATGAAGGCCAGTGGCCGCCCGGCTGCCagcggccgcgccggggcgaGCTCCAG CGCCGTGCCCGGAGCGGAGCCGGAGGAGCCCCCGGGAAGCCGCAccgccgcgccggggctgcTGAAGTGCCGCCGCTGCCGTTACCTGCGCACGGGCCGGG cctcctgccaggcagtgCAGGCGCTActggccctgctggccctgGTCTGCGGCTCCGTGTCCTGCGGCCCCCCCGGGGGGTACACGGGCCTCCCCGACGCGGGCGGCATCTATTACTACCAGTACGGCGGGGCTTACAGCGGCTTCAGCGGAGCCGAGGGGGAGAGAGCCCAGCAGCTCGACCAGCGCTTCCACCTACTGAAGCTGCCAGCGGGAAGGGCAGCGATGGCCGCGGGAGGGGCCCTCCTGCTCTTCTCCTGCCTTCTCGTTTTGGTTGGTGTTCTACGGCTACCCTGGCATTTCCCAGCGTGGCTGCTACTTGAATGCATCCTGGACACAGTGATTGCGGTTGGCATGGTGCCCGCTCTGTACcgtttcttcagttttctgctggGGGTCTATAATTCACCGCTGTGCAAAGAGAGAGAGCTGTTGTATCAAAGTAAAGGCTACCAGGGCTTTAAATGCAGCCTGCACGGGGCAGAGATCGCTGCTGGCCTCTTGGGCTGTGCAGCTGGCATGGCATACCTGCTCGGGGCCGGCCTCGCTGCCAGGGCATACAGGACAGTtcacaaactgaaacagaatCCAGAACAATTATATGAGGTATAG